A genomic window from Silene latifolia isolate original U9 population chromosome Y, ASM4854445v1, whole genome shotgun sequence includes:
- the LOC141630169 gene encoding uncharacterized protein LOC141630169 has product MVKAGINSTLVNPNYCCYPPPPPPTLSFSSFEKKFIQIELPPSVEDNQELKARAVDHTHELYLQIQRNAIVFYSWYADVTARIKSATSDPTALKPSQASQEFFEGEKIQKYITEAEHITERLKVSVGNAPAFGEAVRESPKKDDGIDASTRQISEVLSSLANDGGGRGGKPCVESRRESNKADAPTKSVAVSWSQIMEEVGGVTVDSNPLSDASPGLEDQVIHSPAQTDRELLLEAKYTVEEIDQAYGRSEDAETRHGVGDELHEQVHGEAMKENVETRPGVGDEVHEQVHGEGIKENVETRPGVGYEVHEQVHREGMKENVERLSDHQPSDKEMEKSTIPSFPMDTQELMECMFSTVEMKEALCGPPEDGSGSGGDNLAIAIWKGRKKNVVVDQSERFRDSWDMWQESCSSPFQLDSDMVFVPVSTGDQDHYSCICVNFFSEQIEYLDNRSYEDDLLTLPYGGIARITVDEMGKYMVSKGLDKGRKVEGFNFVNIKFNW; this is encoded by the exons ATGGTGAAAGCGGGGATAAACT CGACCCTCGTGAACCCAAATTACTGTTgctatccccccccccccccacccactCTCTCCTTTTCAAGTTttgagaagaagttcattcagatTGAACTACCACCAAGTGTCGAGGATAaccaggaattgaaagctagggcCGTCGAT catactcacgagctttatctacagatccaaaggaacgctattgtgttctattcatggtacgcagatgtAACCGCAAGGATCAAATCTGCAACTAGTGATCCGACTGCCCTAAAGcctagtcaggcctctcaagaattctttgagggtgaaaagattcaaaagtacaTCACTGAAGCAGAACATATTACAGAAAGGCTGAAGGTTTCTGTTGGTAACGCACCTGCATTTGGAGAGGCAGTTCGTGAGTCCCCCAAAAAAGAtgacggaatcgatgcatctacgcgtcaaataagtgaagttctgtctagtctggccaatgatgggggtggcaggggtggtaaGCCTTGTGTTGAGTCGCGTAGAGAGTCGAACAAAGCTGACGCGCCAACGAAATCAGTTGCAGTTTCATGGTCACAGATTATGGAGGAAGTAGGAGGTGTTACAGTAGATTCTAATCCGTTGTCAGatgctagcccagggttagaggatcaagttaTTCACAGCCCCGCCCAAACTGACAGAGAGCTGTTGTTGGAGGCGAAGTACACCGTGGAGGAAATTGACCAAGCTTACGGACGGTCAGAGGACGCTGAAACTCGACATGGGGTAGGTGATGAGttgcatgagcaagttcatggggaggcaatgaaagaaaatgttgaaactcggcccggggtaggtgatgaggtgcatgagcaagttcatggggagggaaTAAAAGAAAATGTTGAAACTCGGCCCGGTGTAGGttatgaggtgcatgagcaagttcatagggagggaatgaaagaaaatgttgaaagattgtcagaccatcaaccgtcagataaggagatggaaaaatctacgaTCCCATCATTTCCAATGGatacacaagaattgatggagtgtatgttttctactgttgaaatgaaggaagctttatgtggacCTCCAGAAGACGGGAGTGGTTCTGGTGGCGAT AacctagcaattgcaatttggAAAGGCAGGAAAAAAAACGTGGTTGTTGATCAATCTGAACGCTTTCGTGactcgtgggacatgtggcaagagtcgtgttctagtccattccaactagactctgatatg gtttttGTCCCGGTAAGCACTGGCGATCAAGATCACTACTCTTGCATTTGCGTAAATTTCTTCTCTGAGCAAATCGAGtaccttgataatcgttcttacgaggacgatcttctgaCGTTACCATATggagggattgcgcgtattact GTTGATGAGATGGGAAAGTATATGGTCTCCAAAGGACTCGACAAAGGGAGGAAAGTTGAAGGGTTTAATTTTGTAAACATTAAATTCAACTGGTAG